DNA sequence from the bacterium genome:
ATGCGGCTGAACGGGATCCCGTAGTCCGCGGGGTAATCCGGCGCCAGGGCGAGGATCGCGGCCGCGATCTCGTAGTAGTTGACGGTGAGGACGTCGACGTACGGCGCGATCGCCGCCACCACCTCGGGACGCGTCGACATGATCAGCAGGCGGCTGCCGAGAATCAGCAGGTCGGGCGACAGCGCCCGCAACGCGTCGTGGGTGACCTGGTGGAAGCGCGCCGCGACGTGGGCGTCGAAGGCGCGCCGGTCGGCGATCTGCGCCGGCGAGCCGGTGGGCCGCGCCGGCGCCGAGGCCGGCGCCGGCAGCAGCGCGCCCAACGTCTGGACGTCGTCGAACGACGCCAGCGCCGTGCCCCACACGGCGTTGAACGCGGCCACGTCGCCGCCGTAGCGATCGGCCAGGAACGCCTGCGCCGCCACCTTCCCCGGCGCGCCCGGCGGCAGCAGCAGGTAGGCATCGAGGTACGGCAGCACCGCCGCCAGGCTCTGGTTGAGGCCGAGCTCGTTCTCGGTGAAGACGCCGATGCACCACGGATCGGCGGCGCACGGCGCCGCCGCGGTGGCGACGCTCGCCGCGACGCCGGCCGGGAACGCGGGGTCGAAGTAGTCGCGCGTCACCCGCGCCACCAGCGGCGGCGGCACGCCCGGCACCGCCGGCGCGTTGGCCGCCAGCGCCAGCGTCACCGTGTACGCGATGGCGTTGGGAAAGCGCGCCGGCTCGCTGAAGGCGCCGATGGTGTTGATGCCGAAGTCGCGCAGGCGCGGCAGGGTCGCCGCCGCCCACGCCGTCTCGCTGCCGTACCTGGCGATGATGTTGTCCTGGTACGGCGCGGTGCCGAGCGGCGGCGAGAAATCGCCTCCCGGCCGCAGGTGGTCGACGCCGACCGAGAAGAAGCCGTGGCCGGCGGGGGTGATCAGCCACCAGACGCCGTCGATGCGCTCGGTGCGAAAGCGCCCGGTGGCGGCGGTGGTGATGCCCTGCCAGCCGCCCCAGGCGTCGTACCCGGGATCGGGGGCCGCGGCATGGGCGGTCGTGGCCGCGACGGCGAGCGCGAACAGCACGGTGCGGAGCATGCCCGTGCCTAGGCGGGGCCCGGCCGCGAAGTCAATGCGATCCGCGCCCGCCGCCCACCGCCTCCGGCCCGAGGCGTGCCCCCGGTGACGGCCGGCGTGGCCTGGACGCGAGACGTCGCAGCAAGGAGCTCGTGCCCGCGGGTGGGAATCGCAGCGAGGCGAGGAGACCCCGGCGGCACCCTTCAGGCGACGCAGCATCTGGCGGGCGATGCCGCATCGCCGCGCCCGGCGCGAGGCCAGCGGCACGGGCGCTCGTCGACGCGCAGCGGTGGCGGCCACAAATTCGCACTGACGCGCCGCCGCCCGTGGTGTAGACAGATCCAGCCACGGGCCGCCGGCGGGGCGCGCCGGCCCAGCCGGCGCTGCGCGGCCGCGGAGCGAACCCACACGTGCCGAACGATCCGACCGAGGCGGAGGCGACCGCCGGCCGCGGGCTGCGCGACGAGGAGGCGCGGTTCCGCGCCCTCCTCGAGCATTCATCCGACGTCGTCACCGTGCTCGGCGCCGACGGCACGGTGCTCTACAACTCGCCGTCGGTGCGGCGCGTGCTCGGCTGGGCGCCGGACGAGCTGCGCGGGCGCCGGGTCTTCGACCTCATCCATCGCGACGATCTCGATCTCGTGCTGCAGCGCTTCGGCGAGGCCCTGGCCGCGCCCGGCGCGCCGGTGCCGGTCACCTTTCGCTTCCACCACCGCGACGGTCACTGGGTGTTGCTCGAAGCGATCGGCAGCAGCCGCCTCGACGATCCCGCCGTGCGCGGCGTGGTGGTCAACAGCCGCGACGTCACCGAGCGCGCCCGGGTCGAGGCGACGCTGCGCCAGAGCGAGCAGCTCTCGCGGCTGCTGTTCGAGCAGGTGCCGGTGGGGATCATCTTCACCGACCCCAGCGGCCAGGTCACCAGCGCCAACCCGGCGGCGCTGGCGATGCTCGGCTCGCCGAGCGCCGACGCGACCGCCCAGTTCAACGTGCTGCGGATGGAGCGCCTGGCGCGCGCGGGCATCAGCGACGCCTACCGCCGCGTCCTCGACACCCACGCCACGGAGCGCGTGGAGATCGCGTACGAATCGCATTGGGGGCGGCGCGCCGAGATGCGCGCCCTCATCGCGCCGCTCTTCGAACAGCCGGCGCGGCTGCTCGGCACGGTGGCGATCGTCGAGGACGTCACCGAGCGGGCCCGCGCCGACCGCGAGCGGGCGGCGTTGCTCGAGATCGCGCACGAGATCGGCGGCTCCCTCGACCGCGGCGCGATCCTCGATCGCGTCCACCGCCGCGCCGCCGAGCTGCTGCCCTGCGACCGGGTGGCGACGCTGATCGCCGACGCGGCCCACGGCAGCCTGCGCGCGCTGGCGGAGCACGGCGCGCCGGCAGGCCGCGCCCTCGTCGAGCGCCTCACGCTGGCGCCGGACCACCCCCTGACGCAGGCGATCAGCCGCGGCCGCATCGCGATGTGGAGTGATCCCGAGCAGCAGCCCTGGATCGCCGCCGCGCAGCTCCGCGCGCTCGGCATCGGCGCCGCCATCGTCGCGCCCCTGATCGGCCGCGGGATCGTCACCGGCGCTCTCATCGCCATCCGCCAACCGGGCGCTCCCGGCTTCGTCGACGCCGACGTGCAGCTCCTCAACGGCATCGCGCGGCAGACGGCCTTGGTGCTGGGGGCCGCCGACCTGCATCGGGCCGAGCAGGAGGAGGCGGCCGTGTCGACCGCGCTGGCGCGCGTCGGACAGGCCCTGATCTCCTCCCTCAGCGGCCCCGAGATGCTCGCCCGACTGTGCGAGGTGACCGCGCAGGCCCTCGGCTGCGACCGCAGCCACACGCTGCTGTTCGAGGACGACGACGCGATGCTGCGCATCGCCGCCGGCTACGGCGACACCGCCGACGAGCAGGCGTTCGCCGCCAGCATGCGTCTGCCCGCGTCGCTGGCGGCGGGCGCGCTGGCGCGCCTGCGCGAGGACGACGTCACCCAGGTCGATCGCGAGCGCGATCCCGTGGTGTTCGCGGTCAACGAACAGTACGGGGTCAGCGCCGCCATCTATCTGGCCCTGCGCCGCGGCCCGGCGCTGATCGGGCTGCAGAGCGCCGAGTATCGGGGCGGCGCCACCCGTTTCAGTCCGCGCCAGGAGCGGATCGCCCGCGGCATCGCGCAACTGGCATCGCTGGCCCTCGAGGTGGCGCGGCTGGTCGACGAGCTCGAGCGCGCCAACCGGCTGAAGTCGGAATTCGTCGCCACCATGTCGCACGAGCTGCGGACGCCGCTGAACATCATCCTCGGCTACCAGGACCTGCTGCTCGACGAGACGTTCGGCGAGCTGACGCCCGAGCAGCGCGACGCGCTCGAGCGCTCGGAGCGCAACGCCCGGGCGCTGCTCGAGCTGATCAGCGCCACCCTCGACCTCAGCCGCCTGGAGTCCGGTCGGCTGCCCGTCGACCGGCGCGAGTTCGATCCCACCGCCGTGCTGCGCGAGCTGGAGCTGGAGAGCCGCGACCTGGCGCTCTTCCCGGGCGTGATCGTGGACTGGCCGCCGCCGCCGCCGCTGCCGCCGCTCTACAGCGATCCGGCGAAGTTGAAGGTCGTGCTCAAGAACCTGCTCGGCAACGCGGCGAAGTACACCCACGCCGGACGCATCACCGTGCGCGCCGCGCCGCGCGGCGATGGGGTCGAATTCGCGGTCGCCGACACCGGCATCGGGATCGCCGCCGACCTGGTGCCGACCATCTTCGAGGCCTTTCGCCAGGTCGGCGACGGCGTGCCGCTGCAGGGCGGCGTCGGCCTCGGGCTTTACATCGTCCGCCGCCTGCTCGGCGAGCTGGGCGGCACCGTCCAGGTCGAGAGCGAACCCGGCCGCGGCTCCGTCTTCCGGGTGGTCCTGCCCGGGCGGGCGTGAACGCCGGCGGCGTCCTCACCCGGCCATGGTCAGGCCGCCGCTGACGCTCAGGACCTGGCCGGTGACGTAGGCCGCGTCGGGCGAGGCGAAGAAGGCCACGGCGGCGGCGATCTCCTCCGGCGCGGCGAGCCGGCGCATGGGGATGGCGCGGGTCATGGCGGCGATGATCCGCTCGCCCTGCGCGCCGCTGGTGATCTCGTCGAGCAGCGCCGTGCGCGTCGGACCGGGACAGACGGCATTGACGGTGATCCGGTGCCGCGCCAGCTCGCGGGCCAGGGTCTTGGAGAACGAAACGACGCCGCCCTTGCACGCGGCGTAGACCGCTTCGCCGCTGCTGCCGACGCGCGCCGCGTCGGAGCTGATGTTGACGATCGCCCCGCCGCCGCCGGCGATCATGTCGTCGAGGACGGCGCGCGTGCAGTGGATCGGCCCCTTGAGATTGATCGCGATCAGGCGATCCCAGAGCGCCGGCTCGTTGTCGACGAAGGGCTCGACGCGGTCCCAGCCAGCGTTGTTGACCAGGACGCCGACGGCGCCCAACCGGGTCCGCACGGCGGCGGCGGCGGCCCGCACGGCGGCGAAGTCGGTGACGTCGACGGTCACCGCCTCGGCCGATCCGCCGGCGCCGCGGATCGCCTCGACCGTCGCCGCGGCGCCGGCCGCGTTGACGTCGGCCACCGCGACGCGCGCCCCCTCACCGGCCAGGCGCTGCGCGATGGCGCGCCCGATACCGCTGCCGGCGCCGGTGACCAGCGCGATCCGTCCCTCCAGGCGCGACATCGCGCCCACCATACGCCTGCAGCGGCGCCGACGTCCACGCCGGCGCTCGCCAGCGGGCTATGGCGCCGCGGCGACGAAACGCGCTATGCGAGGCTCCGTCGGCGATCGGGGCAGCGAGGAGCGCGTGGACGAAGTCGAGCTGGCGGAGGCGGCCATCTTCAGCTTGAAGCAAGCGGCGCAGCGACTGCGGACGCTCGCCGAGCAGACGCAATCCGCGGATCTGCGCGATCGCCTGCGCGCGCTCGCGGACTCGATCGACGAGCAGACGCGGCATCTGCTCGCGCAGCGCCGCGCCTCCGCCTGAGGCGGGTTGTCGCGTGGCGGATCGCAGCGCGGCGCGCCGCGCCGCACGGATCGCGGGGCGCTGGCTGCCGCTGCTGGCGTTGTTCGCGATCTTCCTCTGGCTCACCCATCCGCCGGCGGAAGCGGGGCGCCTGCCGATCAAGGTGTTTCCCGACTCGGCGAGCTACACGACGTGGGGCCACGGCCGCCCGCCGGTGCCGTTCCTCTTCTACTCCCTGTTCGGCAGCGGCGCCGCGGCGGCGGTCGCGCAGACGATCCTGTCGCTGATCTGCTGGTTGGGGCTCGGCTGGACGGCGCTCGGCCTGCCCGGCGCGCTCGCCGCCGGCGTCCTCGCCGGCGCCCTGCCGGTGGTGCTGTGGAACGAGACCGTGCTCTCGGAATCCCTGGCCCTCAGCCTCGGCGCCGCCTTTCTCGCCACCAGCCTGGCGCTCGGCCGCCGCTGGACGACGACACGGCTGTCGCTGTGGGTCGCCTGCCTGCTGCTCTACACCGGCGTCCGGGTCGAGAATTTCTTTCTCGTGCCGCCCGTCCTCGCCGCGCTGTCGCTCTGGCACTGGCGTCACTGGAAGGCGCTCGGCGCCGCCGGCGCGATCGCGGTGGCGCTCTTCGTCACCTTCAGCGTCGTCATCGACAAGCAGAACCGCAACTGGCAGATCCGCATGACCAACATCGTGCTGACGCGCATCCTGCCGGACGCCGCGTTGCGCGACGAGCTCATCGCCCGCGGCCTGCCGGACGAGCCGGCGCTGCTCGCCGCCAGGGGCCGCATGCTGGCGGCCTACGACCCGGACTTCGTCGCCGCGACGCCGCGCTTCCAGCGCTGGCTCGACGAAGAGTCGCGCGGCACCTACCTGGCCTGGCTGCGCACGCTCGCGCCGCACCGCATGTTGATCGGTGGAATGGACGCCGCCATGACGCACTGGCCGTACGCCTTCAACTACTACTTCGCCGGTCTGCGCCTCCCGGCCAGCGCCTGGGACTTCTACCCCTGGTCGCACGCCATGCGCCTGCCGTTCGCGCAGTGGCGATGGCTGACGCTGATCCCCGTCGCCTGCGTCGTCCTGACCTGCCAGCTCACCTTCGCCGACCTGTTCGCCGTCGCCTACCTGCTCGGCGTCTACCTGATGGCCTTCGCCGTCTTCCACGGCGACACCGGCGAGCTCGACCGCCACCTCGTGCTCACCGCCGCGCTCTACCGCTTCGCGCCGATCGTCGCCCTGACGCCGATCTGGGAACGCACCCGCCGGCTGTGGAGCGAGCCGCGCGGCGCGAGCGCGGCTCACCCGCGCGCTCTTCGTTGACGACCACGATCATGATGTGGTAGTGGAGGACATCATGAAACCGCTACAGGTCTACCTCGACGAAGCCGAGTTGGCTCGGCTCGACGCCTGGGCGAACGAACGCGGCTGGACCAAGTCGCAGGCGATCCGGGCTGCCGTGCGGGCGCTGACGCGGCCGCCTGACGCCGATCCCCTGCTCACCATCAGCGGCATGATCCAGGACGGGCTGCCGGTCGACAGCGCGGCCCAGTTCGACCGCCATCTGCAGGCCACCTTCGTTGCGGAATCGCCGACGAAATACGCTGCGCGTCGTCGGTCGCGCCCCCGTTCTCGTCGATAGCGGGGTGTGGATCGCGCTCGCCTCGGCGCGCGACCAGCATTACCGCGCCGCCGACGCCGCGCTGCGCGAAGCGATCGCGGCCCACACGCCGCTGCTGACCACCAGCCTCATCCTGGCGGAGGTGCACCGTTTCCTGCTCTTCCACGCCGGCATCCACGCGGCGGCGGTGATGTTGGAGCGGATTGCCGCGAGTCCCAGCGTCGCGATCGTCTACCCGGGCGCCGAGCACGATGCCGCCGCCCGCCAGTGGCTGGCGCGGCTCGATGATCAGCGGATCACCCTGACCGATGCGGTGAGCTTCGCGGTCATGCAATCGCACCGCTGCGCCGCGGCCCTCAGCTTCGATCGCGACTTCGCGATCGCCGGCTTCGCGATCCGCCCCTGAGCGATGCGGCGGGATCGGGAGGTCGCGGGCGGCGCCGCGGCGTGGTCGAGCGGGTCGCGTCCGGGCGCGGCGCGGCGTCAGAGCCGCAGCATGTCGACCGACACCTCGAGGGTGTGCGGGCCGCCGCCGAAGATGACGCCCTTGAGCGGGGTGACGTCGGTGTAGTCGCGGCCCCAGGCGGTGGTGACGTGGCGGTCGGTCGGCAGGAGATCGTTCGTCGGGTCGAAGTCGACCCAGCCGGCGTCGGGCACGTGGACGGCGAACCAGGCGTGCGAGACGTCGGCGCCCTGCAGGCGGTCCCGACCGGGCGGCGCCACGGTTTCGAGGTAGCCGCTGACGTAGCGCGCCGGCAGGCCGAAGGCGCGGACGCAGGCGATCGCCAGGTGCGCGAAGTCCTGGCAGACGCCGTGGCGCTGCGCCAGCACGTCGCCGAGCGGCGTCGCGACGGTGGTGCTCTCGGGATCGAAGGTGAAGTCGCGATGGATGCGCTGGTTGAGGTCGGCCACCGCCTCGAGCAGCGGCCGCCCCGGGGAGAACGACGGCGCCGCATAGGCGCGCACCTCGGCGGTGACGGCGGCGCCGGGCGAGTCGAGGCGGAACTGCCGCGCCAGGCGGGTCTCCGGCTGCGCGCTCTCGAGCAGCCGCTGCAGCGCCGTCTCCCACGCCGGCGATGCGGGCGCCGCGGCCGCCGCGCCGATCTCGACCTCGCTCGTCGCCGTCACCGTCAACGCCTGATGCGGCTCCTGCACGGCGAAGTAGAGGACGCGGTTGCCGAAGGCATCCTCGTGCTCGGCGCGCTGCTGCGGCGGCGGATCGATGGCCAGCGCGGCGGCGGCGCAGGTCTGGATGGCGGTGGCGCGCGGGTGCATGCGCGCCTCGCTGTGGGCCAGCACCACCGGCTGGCTGTAGACGTAGCGGGTGCGGTGGACGATGCGGTACCTCATGCGACCCGCACCAACTGTTGCGGCCGGTCGCCGCGGCTGAAGTAGGCGGCGGCGAGCGCATCGGCGGCGACGCCCAGCGCGGCGCCGATCCGCTGCAGCGTGTCGTCGAGGCCGTGATCCAGGGCGCGGCCGGTGGTCGGGCCCGGGTGGCGCAACTCGCCGCGCGCGGCGCGCACCGCCTCGCGCGCCGCGCCGGGCGTGCCGGCGCCGGCGGTGAGGCCGTCGAGCAGCGCGTCGAGCTGCAGGAGCTGGTAGGCGAGCGAGCGCGGATTGCTCTCGTCGTCGATCAGCAGATCGAGCACGGCGCCGGCATCGGCGGTGGCGCGGTAGCGGCGGCGGTACGTGATCGAGGCATCGGCGACGGCGAGCAGGGCCTCCCACGGCACGGCGGCGATGTCGGTGCCGGGCGGGCACAGGCCGCGCAGCAGGTTGACGACCCCGAGGCCGCGTTCGAGGCGGCGGCCGATCTCGAGGAAGCGCCAGCGCTGGCCGCGGCTCATGCTGTCGGCGCTGAGGCCGCCGAAGGCGGCGAGGAGGAGCAGCAACTGT
Encoded proteins:
- a CDS encoding PAS domain S-box protein, producing the protein MPNDPTEAEATAGRGLRDEEARFRALLEHSSDVVTVLGADGTVLYNSPSVRRVLGWAPDELRGRRVFDLIHRDDLDLVLQRFGEALAAPGAPVPVTFRFHHRDGHWVLLEAIGSSRLDDPAVRGVVVNSRDVTERARVEATLRQSEQLSRLLFEQVPVGIIFTDPSGQVTSANPAALAMLGSPSADATAQFNVLRMERLARAGISDAYRRVLDTHATERVEIAYESHWGRRAEMRALIAPLFEQPARLLGTVAIVEDVTERARADRERAALLEIAHEIGGSLDRGAILDRVHRRAAELLPCDRVATLIADAAHGSLRALAEHGAPAGRALVERLTLAPDHPLTQAISRGRIAMWSDPEQQPWIAAAQLRALGIGAAIVAPLIGRGIVTGALIAIRQPGAPGFVDADVQLLNGIARQTALVLGAADLHRAEQEEAAVSTALARVGQALISSLSGPEMLARLCEVTAQALGCDRSHTLLFEDDDAMLRIAAGYGDTADEQAFAASMRLPASLAAGALARLREDDVTQVDRERDPVVFAVNEQYGVSAAIYLALRRGPALIGLQSAEYRGGATRFSPRQERIARGIAQLASLALEVARLVDELERANRLKSEFVATMSHELRTPLNIILGYQDLLLDETFGELTPEQRDALERSERNARALLELISATLDLSRLESGRLPVDRREFDPTAVLRELELESRDLALFPGVIVDWPPPPPLPPLYSDPAKLKVVLKNLLGNAAKYTHAGRITVRAAPRGDGVEFAVADTGIGIAADLVPTIFEAFRQVGDGVPLQGGVGLGLYIVRRLLGELGGTVQVESEPGRGSVFRVVLPGRA
- a CDS encoding glucose 1-dehydrogenase yields the protein MSRLEGRIALVTGAGSGIGRAIAQRLAGEGARVAVADVNAAGAAATVEAIRGAGGSAEAVTVDVTDFAAVRAAAAAVRTRLGAVGVLVNNAGWDRVEPFVDNEPALWDRLIAINLKGPIHCTRAVLDDMIAGGGGAIVNISSDAARVGSSGEAVYAACKGGVVSFSKTLARELARHRITVNAVCPGPTRTALLDEITSGAQGERIIAAMTRAIPMRRLAAPEEIAAAVAFFASPDAAYVTGQVLSVSGGLTMAG
- a CDS encoding transglutaminase family protein, coding for MRYRIVHRTRYVYSQPVVLAHSEARMHPRATAIQTCAAAALAIDPPPQQRAEHEDAFGNRVLYFAVQEPHQALTVTATSEVEIGAAAAAPASPAWETALQRLLESAQPETRLARQFRLDSPGAAVTAEVRAYAAPSFSPGRPLLEAVADLNQRIHRDFTFDPESTTVATPLGDVLAQRHGVCQDFAHLAIACVRAFGLPARYVSGYLETVAPPGRDRLQGADVSHAWFAVHVPDAGWVDFDPTNDLLPTDRHVTTAWGRDYTDVTPLKGVIFGGGPHTLEVSVDMLRL
- a CDS encoding type II toxin-antitoxin system VapC family toxin, whose protein sequence is MWIALASARDQHYRAADAALREAIAAHTPLLTTSLILAEVHRFLLFHAGIHAAAVMLERIAASPSVAIVYPGAEHDAAARQWLARLDDQRITLTDAVSFAVMQSHRCAAALSFDRDFAIAGFAIRP
- a CDS encoding CopG family transcriptional regulator → MEDIMKPLQVYLDEAELARLDAWANERGWTKSQAIRAAVRALTRPPDADPLLTISGMIQDGLPVDSAAQFDRHLQATFVAESPTKYAARRRSRPRSRR